The DNA region GTAGAAGATGTTGAAACAGCTAACCCTCAAGTAGTTAATAAAGCTTTCGAGGCAAAAGAGTTTGGGCATCGAGCATTAGTTCACGCTCACCTGTGCTTTGATGGTGTGTTATGGGGAATTTTGCAACCTTGTGTTTTTGGTGAACCTAGAGTCTGGACTCAGGAAGACCGATCTATTATTGCCGCAGTTACAGAAAAGTTCACACCTTTGGCTGTTGCCTATATAAAGGCTGCTAATTCTAAGTAAATTCCATATTAAAAAACATCTGAGATTCAAGGTTGAATTGTAAGCCTTGGATGTGACGTTATCCGGCACAAAGAGATAAATACTTGCTTACTTTTAAACAAGAGTTTGTTTAAAAGCATTATTTACCTGTTGTATCAGATGATTCGCCAGATAAGGTGCCAACGCGATCGCTTAATTCTCGAAGTTGTTCGTTTAACTGCCTCTGGCGTTGAATCAATGCTTCCACCTCTTCCCTAGTGGCTAAGTCTGCTCTTTCGCTAGGAATGAGTTGATTTAACTGATTTAGGCAAGCATTTAAAGCGGCGGCAAATTCATAGCGACTCACAGAACGTTCGCCTCGGTAAGTACCATCAGGATACCCAGAAAGGCAACCCCTCTGGGAATTGGGATCATTTTGGGTGCTAGGAACTTGTGCCAGCGTTTGTAATGGGTAGGAGACGGTTGCCGCTAACAGTAAGCTAGTTGCAATCAATGAAGTCTTAAGCATTATCTTAGTTCCAAGTTATCTACTCCTTTACTGTATCAAACCCGTTTGCCGGGGGAGGAAGCAGAAACTTGACAATTCACCTCCTGTCTTCATCCACCCACTCAGATCAAACCCAGTTGATTCCCACATCATCCCGCAAACGGGGTGGGGTGCCTTTGTCAAAGGGGATTACGAGTAATCAACCGGACACCATATCACAGCGATCGCACTTAGAAAATTGGGGAATTTGCCCTACTTGCGATCGCGATCACTCAAAAACCTCAGTAATTTCACAGACTCCTTGTGGAATGGATCGCTTTACACAAACTTTAAAAAGGCGATATTTAGAGTGTAGAGTTCACGCCCCAATAACAATGTCCCCAGTAAATCTTCTCCCCGGTGCCATTTCTGAAATTCTCGCCAGCGTTGCTGAAACTGGTGTTCTTACTTTAGCTGACCGCTATGGATTGATGGCAGCTGCCCTAGATGAGTCCTTAGATGAAGAAGATAGAAGCTCTCTCAATAGATTGCTCCGTGCAGTGCTAAAAGGACGAGTTCGGGTAGTAGAGCAACTCTCCATAGCAGCATAATATCGAATTTGTTTACTGGGCTTCGCTGTCGGGACAATGGGCGTTGAACCAAAAGCAGCGATCGCACTTGCAGACAAACACTCAAACACTCATCAACTTTTCCCCATCTTCACCTATCTCTGTCAGCTCTAGGACTAAAAAACTCTCTGCAAGATACCTGCACCACATCTTCAAAACCCAGACTTTTAAGATAAGTTATCCACCCTTCTACACTTGGGTCTATCTCCAAAGTTCCTAATATAAGTGCCACTTCTGCAATCTCTGGTACAACCCAAATTTTATAACAACGAGGCTCTTGTGCATCCAACGAAAATTCAACTGCTAACCAGTCAGGGATAGGATTTTCTTTTGGTTCAACCTTCGCTCTAAAACAGAATGTCATATAGCAATCCTATTTAAGTTATCGCCAGCCCTTCAGATCCCCGACTTCTCTAATTATTTAGGGCTGCTATAGCAATCCTAATTTATTTATTAAATTATTTCTTTTCTTTCGCTCTATATCCTGGAGCGCCTCGGCGGTTCGTTTAAAAAACTAGAGACGATTTAGTATTTCTACTAACCCAGAAATTCGTCGATGTCATCAGCTAAACTTTGCTGCAATTTCCAGTCGGTGCTAGGAATTGGGGTTAAATAAAAACGTCGCCCTGATACAAGCCTGAGACTAAGCCTGTAAAAATGAATCCATATTAAGTTAGATTTTTCTACTTGAACGCTAGTAACCTTGTCCAATGAATAGCTGATTATTTTGGTTCCCAGCCAACCTTTTTGTTTAAAAGTTACCCGATTAATATTTTTATCGAATAGGCAAGTTTTAACCGGACTCCCAAATATCATAAAGTTGGCGCAAGCAATGCAAAACAACCCAAAAAAATCAACAGGTGGGTTGGACGATATAAAGATAAAAAGTCCTACGACAGCTGTAAAACCGCTCAATATCCAAACCCCAACTGGGCGTTCTCGCAAAGTGAGTAATGTAAAAGTTTGCTGAACCACTTTCATAACATTACTAATAATGATGATTAACTTTACACCCTAGCTTGTTCGCGTTTCTCTGCTGAAAGCGCAAATATTGTATGAAAATAGCGGCTTTTTTAAGGGCGTATTAAATCAAGTATAATTCCCACTAACGAACCCAAGAGTAGCACGATGCTGCTGATTAAATTGATGCCAAAACCAATCGCCCGTTTTTCAGGAGCCTGATAGTATCCCCAAGCGTAGGCAATACGGCCTATAATCCAAACTGCACCAATACCAGCTCCCCACAAAGGGCTGACGTAGAGAGAGAACAACCACAGCGAAGGAAGAAAGAAAACCAACTGTTCCAGGGTATTCTGTTGAACGCGCAGCACTCGTTCAAAATTCGGATCTCCTGTCATTTGGGGTGGCAGCACTTTATATTTGGCTCTGGCTCGACCGACGTTGAAAGCTAGAATTTGGTATAGCAGT from Funiculus sociatus GB2-C1 includes:
- a CDS encoding S-layer homology domain-containing protein: MLKTSLIATSLLLAATVSYPLQTLAQVPSTQNDPNSQRGCLSGYPDGTYRGERSVSRYEFAAALNACLNQLNQLIPSERADLATREEVEALIQRQRQLNEQLRELSDRVGTLSGESSDTTGK
- a CDS encoding MAPEG family protein; this encodes MSPLPSLITALALLLYQILAFNVGRARAKYKVLPPQMTGDPNFERVLRVQQNTLEQLVFFLPSLWLFSLYVSPLWGAGIGAVWIIGRIAYAWGYYQAPEKRAIGFGINLISSIVLLLGSLVGIILDLIRP